A genomic stretch from Leptodactylus fuscus isolate aLepFus1 chromosome 10, aLepFus1.hap2, whole genome shotgun sequence includes:
- the LOC142183284 gene encoding histone H1.03-like, with protein MAETAPAAAAAPPPAEPAAKSKKQPKKAAAGGAKKSKKSSGPTVSELIVKAVSASKERSGVSVAALKKVLAAGGYDTDKNRSRVKLGLKALVTKGTLIQVKGSGASGSFKLNKKQAESKDKAAKKKPAAAKPKKAAAKKPAAKSPKKAPTAAKSPKKAKKPAAAAKKAAKSPKKPKAAPKAKKVTKSPAKKAAKPKAAKSPAKKAAKPKAAKSPAKKAAKAKKPAAKK; from the coding sequence ATGGCAGAAACCGCgcccgccgctgccgctgctccccctcccgcCGAACCGGCCGCCAAATCCAAGAAGCAGCCGAAGAAAGCAGCCGCAGGGGGCGCCAAGAAGAGCAAGAAATCCTCCGGTCCCACCGTGTCCGAGCTGATCGTCAAAGCCGTGTCCGCCTCCAAGGAGCGCAGTGGGGTGTCTGTGGCCGCCCTGAAGAAGGTGCTGGCTGCTGGCGGCTACGATACAGACAAGAACCGCAGCCGTGTCAAGCTGGGCCTTAAGGCTCTGGTGACCAAGGGAACCCTGATCCAGGTGAAAGGCAGCGGCGCCTCCGGCTCCTTCAAGCTGAACAAGAAGCAGGCGGAGAGTAAGGACAAGGCGGCCAAGAAGAAGCCTGCAGCGGCCAAGCCCAAGAAAGCTGCCGCCAAGAAGCCCGCGGCTAAGTCTCCTAAGAAGGCGCCGACCGCGGCCAAGAGCCCGAAGAAAGCCAAGAAGCCTGCCGCGGCCGCCAAGAAGGCGGCCAAGAGCCCCAAGAAGCCGAAGGCGGCTCCTAAAGCCAAGAAGGTGACGAAGAGCCCGGCTAAGAAGGCGGCTAAGCCCAAAGCTGCCAAGAGCCCAGCTAAGAAGGCTGCCAAGCCCAAAGCTGCCAAGAGTCCGGCTAAGAAGGCTGCTAAAGCCAAGAAGCCCGCGGCTAAGAAATAA
- the LOC142183286 gene encoding histone H2B type 1-O-like, with translation MPDPAKSAPAPKKGSKKAVTKAQKKDGKKRKRARRESYAIYVYKVLKQVHPDTGISSKAMSIMNSFVNDVFERIAGEASRLAHYNKRSTITSREIQTSVRLLLPGELAKHAVSEGTKAVTKYTSAK, from the coding sequence ATGCCTGATCCCGCCAAGTCTGCCCCAGCGCCCAAGAAGGGCTCCAAGAAAGCCGTGACCAAGgcccagaagaaggacggcaagaagcgtaagagggccaggagggagagctaTGCCATCTACGTGTACAAGGTGCTGAAGCAGGTCCACCCCGACACCGGCATTTCTTCCAAGGCCATGAGCATCATGAATTCCTTCGTCAACGACGTCTTTGAGCGCATCGCAGGAGAAGCCTCCCGCCTGGCTCACTATAACAAGcgctccaccatcacctcccgggagatccagacctccgtgcgcctgctgctgcccggagagttggccaagcacgccgtgtccgagggcaccaaggccgtcaccaagtacaccagcgccaagtaa
- the LOC142183285 gene encoding histone H3 — protein MARTKQTARKSTGGKAPRKQLATKAARKSAPATGGVKKPHRYRPGTVALREIRRYQKSTELLIRKLPFQRLVREIAQDFKTDLRFQSSAVMALQEASEAYLVGLFEDTNLCAIHAKRVTIMPKDIQLARRIRGERA, from the coding sequence ATGGCAAGAACCAAGCAGACCGCCCGCAAATCCACCGGAGGGAAAGCTCCCCGCAAGCAGCTGGCCACTAAGGCCGCCAGGAAGAGCGCTCCCGCCACCGGCGGAGTGAAGAAGCCTCACCGCTACCGCCCTGGTACAGTCGCTCTGCGTGAAATCCGCCGCTACCAGAAGTCCACCGAGCTGCTGATCCGTAAGCTTCCCTTCCAGCGCCTGGTTCGAGAGATCGCCCAGGACTTCAAGACGGATCTCCGCTTCCAGAGCTCCGCCGTCATGGCCCTGCAGGAAGCTAGCGAAGCTTACCTGGTCGGGCTCTTTGAGGACACCAACCTGTGCGCCATCCACGCCAAGAGGGTCACCATCATGCCCAAAGACATCCAGCTGGCCCGCAGGATTCGTGGGGAGAGGGCTTAA